The Mercurialis annua linkage group LG8, ddMerAnnu1.2, whole genome shotgun sequence genome window below encodes:
- the LOC126661357 gene encoding RNA-binding KH domain-containing protein RCF3-like isoform X2 gives MGSNFLSPPAKRPIQYPTTTAGTGMFDPNPAANGLSNKRPKQPPNTVTTLPIPVGHVSFRVLCHASRIGGIIGKSGNIIKQLQQQTGAKIRVEEAPAESPDRVITIIGQSLIGGEADVSKAQEGLIRVFERILEVAAESDGINVSGSVVSCRLLAEAKQMGSVIGKGGKIIETIRKDCGVKIRVLTDKMPVCALPSEEMVEIEGNVLSVKKALIVVSRCLQDSQPVDKPRMTGSKSLQAVPQESLHVMPVEILPQRSTILPTMPSSTISYAPVAHHLSLESNRVSSLDTKLLKQEVVFKILCSNDMVGGVIGKGGAIIQALKNETGASITIGSAIADCEERLITVSASENPESQFSAAQKAAVLVFSRFVEAGNEKGLNTSSGRGFPFVARFAVPSSQVGCLLGKGGIIISEMRKTTSTGITILGGDQIPKCVPENEQVVQISGDFRNVKDAVYHVTGRLRDYLFSCTLNTPVTRSTSVVTEASPYGGLREPLRDAIREPVRDAIREPWRDTITEPVRDILREPWRDTLREPWRDTIREPVRDTLREPWRDTIREPIRDTLSEPWRDTIREPIRDTLREPWRDTLREPWRDTIREPWRDTVREPWRDTVREPWRGTVREPIRDTIREPIGDTLREPSGDALRETLGDATTDPFRVSRMETLTRDSLGEALRDPLKDTLRNPLRDTLNEPLRGAGPYNLHSPAGVSHSQNQHSTITNNMDHLGLSHSIGHPISPRSWASQTMSGRNSRIIPDTNRGLGPYKGSVELGTNSGSKAAIVTNTTVEIRVPENVIGSVYGQNGSNLTRMRQLLGFANSGQLKVETF, from the exons CAACGACGGCCGGAACCGGAATGTTCGACCCGAACCCGGCAGCAAACGGATTATCCAACAAACGGCCGAAACAACCTCCTAATACTGTCACAACATTACCAATACCAGTAGGACACGTGTCTTTCCGAGTACTCTGCCACGCGTCAAGAATCGGAGGAATAATTGGAAAATCAGGCAACATAATTAAGCAATTACAGCAGCAAACCGGAGCGAAGATCCGAGTAGAAGAGGCGCCGGCTGAGTCACCGGATAGGGTTATAACGATAATTGGACAGAGCTTGATAGGTGGAGAAGCTGACGTGTCGAAAGCTCAGGAAGGTTTGATTAGGGTTTTTGAGAGGATTTTGGAAGTGGCGGCGGAGAGTGATGGGATTAATGTTAGCGGCAGCGTTGTTTCGTGTCGGTTGTTGGCGGAGGCGAAACAGATGGGGTCTGTTATTGGAAAAGGAGGGAAAATTATTGAGACGATTAGGAAGGATTGTGGtgttaaaattagggttttgactGATAAAATGCCTGTTTGTGCTTTGCCATCTGAGGAGATGGTTGAG ATTGAGGGTAATGTTTTATCAGTAAAGAAAGCTCTGATCGTAGTTTCTCGCTGCCTTCAAGATAGTCAACCAGTTGATAAGCCAAGGATGACTGGTAGCAAAAGTTTGCAGGCAGTTCCCCAAGAATCTTTGCATGTGATGCCTGTGGAGATTCTCCCACAGCGTAGTACCATTTTACCCACCATGCCAAGTAGCACTATAAGCTATGCTCCAGTGGCTCATCATTTGTCATTAGAGTCTAATAGAGTGTCCTCTCTTGACACCAAGTTACTTAAGCAGGAAGTGGTTTTCAAAATTCTATGTTCCAATGATATGGTGGGGGGTGTTATTGGAAAGGGGGGCGCCATAATCCAGGCTCTCAAGAATGAAACAGGTGCATCTATTACCATTGGATCCGCTATAGCTGATTGTGAGGAACGGCTGATCACTGTTTCTGCATCAGAG AATCCAGAGTCTCAATTTTCAGCTGCACAAAAGGCTGCTGTCCTTGTGTTCTCTAGGTTTGTGGAGGCTGGCAATGAGAAGGGACTAAATACGAGCTCAGGTAGGGGATTTCCTTTTGTTGCAAGATTTGCAGTACCATCGAGCCAAGTTGGTTGTTTGTTGGGAAAAGGGGGCATTATAATCTCAGAAATGCGCAAGACAACTAGTACTGGCATAACAATCTTAGGAGGTGACCAGATCCCAAAGTGCGTGCCAGAGAATGAGCAAGTAGTACAG ATTTCAGGAGATTTTAGGAATGTGAAGGATGCTGTGTATCATGTGACCGGCAGACTCCGAGATTATTTGTTCTCCTGTACTCTGAATACTCCTGTTACAAGGAGCACTAGTGTAGTAACTGAGGCTAGTCCTTATGGAGGATTGAGGGAGCCCTTAAGGGATGCGATAAGGGAGCCCGTAAGGGATGCGATAAGGGAGCCTTGGAGGGATACAATAACGGAGCCGGTCAGGGATATATTAAGGGAGCCGTGGAGGGATACATTGAGGGAGCCCTGGAGGGATACAATAAGGGAGCCGGTCAGGGATACATTAAGGGAGCCGTGGAGGGATACAATAAGGGAGCCAATCAGGGATACATTAAGTGAGCCATGGAGGGATACAATAAGGGAGCCGATCAGGGATACATTAAGGGAGCCGTGGAGGGATACATTAAGGGAGCCGTGGAGGGATACAATAAGGGAGCCGTGGAGGGATACGGTAAGGGAGCCGTGGAGGGATACGGTAAGGGAGCCGTGGAGGGGTACAGTAAGGGAGCCGATCAGGGATACAATAAGGGAGCCGATCGGGGATACATTAAGGGAGCCTTCAGGAGATGCATTGAGGGAGACTTTGGGGGATGCAACCACAGATCCTTTTAGGGTGTCAAGAATGGAGACATTGACGAGAGATTCCTTGGGAGAGGCATTGAGGGATCCTTTGAAGGATACATTGAGGAATCCCTTAAGGGATACATTGAACGAGCCTTTGAGGGGAGCTGGCCCTTATAATTTGCACTCTCCAGCTGGTGTTTCTCATAGTCAAAATCAACATTCTACAATTACAAACAATATGGATCATCTCGGACTTTCCCATAGTATAGGTCATCCTATCTCACCAAGGTCGTGGGCATCACAG ACAATGTCTGGAAGGAATTCAAGGATAATTCCAGATACCAACAGAGGATTGGGTCCATATAAAGGCTCCGTAGAACTTGGCACTAACAG TGGAAGCAAAGCTGCTATTGTGACTAATACAACTGTGGAGATAAGAGTTCCTGAGAATGTCATTGGCTCAGTATACGGGCAGAACGGTAGCAATCTTACTCGTATGAGACAG CTTCTGGGATTTGCTAATTCCGGTCAgctaaaagttgaaactttcTGA
- the LOC126661357 gene encoding KH domain-containing protein HEN4-like isoform X1 — MGSNFLSPPAKRPIQYPTTTAGTGMFDPNPAANGLSNKRPKQPPNTVTTLPIPVGHVSFRVLCHASRIGGIIGKSGNIIKQLQQQTGAKIRVEEAPAESPDRVITIIGQSLIGGEADVSKAQEGLIRVFERILEVAAESDGINVSGSVVSCRLLAEAKQMGSVIGKGGKIIETIRKDCGVKIRVLTDKMPVCALPSEEMVEIEGNVLSVKKALIVVSRCLQDSQPVDKPRMTGSKSLQAVPQESLHVMPVEILPQRSTILPTMPSSTISYAPVAHHLSLESNRVSSLDTKLLKQEVVFKILCSNDMVGGVIGKGGAIIQALKNETGASITIGSAIADCEERLITVSASENPESQFSAAQKAAVLVFSRFVEAGNEKGLNTSSGRGFPFVARFAVPSSQVGCLLGKGGIIISEMRKTTSTGITILGGDQIPKCVPENEQVVQISGDFRNVKDAVYHVTGRLRDYLFSCTLNTPVTRSTSVVTEASPYGGLREPLRDAIREPVRDAIREPWRDTITEPVRDILREPWRDTLREPWRDTIREPVRDTLREPWRDTIREPIRDTLSEPWRDTIREPIRDTLREPWRDTLREPWRDTIREPWRDTVREPWRDTVREPWRGTVREPIRDTIREPIGDTLREPSGDALRETLGDATTDPFRVSRMETLTRDSLGEALRDPLKDTLRNPLRDTLNEPLRGAGPYNLHSPAGVSHSQNQHSTITNNMDHLGLSHSIGHPISPRSWASQTMSGRNSRIIPDTNRGLGPYKGSVELGTNSGSKAAIVTNTTVEIRVPENVIGSVYGQNGSNLTRMRQISGAKVIVHEPRIGSSDRIIVISGTPDETQAAQSLLQAFILTGQS, encoded by the exons CAACGACGGCCGGAACCGGAATGTTCGACCCGAACCCGGCAGCAAACGGATTATCCAACAAACGGCCGAAACAACCTCCTAATACTGTCACAACATTACCAATACCAGTAGGACACGTGTCTTTCCGAGTACTCTGCCACGCGTCAAGAATCGGAGGAATAATTGGAAAATCAGGCAACATAATTAAGCAATTACAGCAGCAAACCGGAGCGAAGATCCGAGTAGAAGAGGCGCCGGCTGAGTCACCGGATAGGGTTATAACGATAATTGGACAGAGCTTGATAGGTGGAGAAGCTGACGTGTCGAAAGCTCAGGAAGGTTTGATTAGGGTTTTTGAGAGGATTTTGGAAGTGGCGGCGGAGAGTGATGGGATTAATGTTAGCGGCAGCGTTGTTTCGTGTCGGTTGTTGGCGGAGGCGAAACAGATGGGGTCTGTTATTGGAAAAGGAGGGAAAATTATTGAGACGATTAGGAAGGATTGTGGtgttaaaattagggttttgactGATAAAATGCCTGTTTGTGCTTTGCCATCTGAGGAGATGGTTGAG ATTGAGGGTAATGTTTTATCAGTAAAGAAAGCTCTGATCGTAGTTTCTCGCTGCCTTCAAGATAGTCAACCAGTTGATAAGCCAAGGATGACTGGTAGCAAAAGTTTGCAGGCAGTTCCCCAAGAATCTTTGCATGTGATGCCTGTGGAGATTCTCCCACAGCGTAGTACCATTTTACCCACCATGCCAAGTAGCACTATAAGCTATGCTCCAGTGGCTCATCATTTGTCATTAGAGTCTAATAGAGTGTCCTCTCTTGACACCAAGTTACTTAAGCAGGAAGTGGTTTTCAAAATTCTATGTTCCAATGATATGGTGGGGGGTGTTATTGGAAAGGGGGGCGCCATAATCCAGGCTCTCAAGAATGAAACAGGTGCATCTATTACCATTGGATCCGCTATAGCTGATTGTGAGGAACGGCTGATCACTGTTTCTGCATCAGAG AATCCAGAGTCTCAATTTTCAGCTGCACAAAAGGCTGCTGTCCTTGTGTTCTCTAGGTTTGTGGAGGCTGGCAATGAGAAGGGACTAAATACGAGCTCAGGTAGGGGATTTCCTTTTGTTGCAAGATTTGCAGTACCATCGAGCCAAGTTGGTTGTTTGTTGGGAAAAGGGGGCATTATAATCTCAGAAATGCGCAAGACAACTAGTACTGGCATAACAATCTTAGGAGGTGACCAGATCCCAAAGTGCGTGCCAGAGAATGAGCAAGTAGTACAG ATTTCAGGAGATTTTAGGAATGTGAAGGATGCTGTGTATCATGTGACCGGCAGACTCCGAGATTATTTGTTCTCCTGTACTCTGAATACTCCTGTTACAAGGAGCACTAGTGTAGTAACTGAGGCTAGTCCTTATGGAGGATTGAGGGAGCCCTTAAGGGATGCGATAAGGGAGCCCGTAAGGGATGCGATAAGGGAGCCTTGGAGGGATACAATAACGGAGCCGGTCAGGGATATATTAAGGGAGCCGTGGAGGGATACATTGAGGGAGCCCTGGAGGGATACAATAAGGGAGCCGGTCAGGGATACATTAAGGGAGCCGTGGAGGGATACAATAAGGGAGCCAATCAGGGATACATTAAGTGAGCCATGGAGGGATACAATAAGGGAGCCGATCAGGGATACATTAAGGGAGCCGTGGAGGGATACATTAAGGGAGCCGTGGAGGGATACAATAAGGGAGCCGTGGAGGGATACGGTAAGGGAGCCGTGGAGGGATACGGTAAGGGAGCCGTGGAGGGGTACAGTAAGGGAGCCGATCAGGGATACAATAAGGGAGCCGATCGGGGATACATTAAGGGAGCCTTCAGGAGATGCATTGAGGGAGACTTTGGGGGATGCAACCACAGATCCTTTTAGGGTGTCAAGAATGGAGACATTGACGAGAGATTCCTTGGGAGAGGCATTGAGGGATCCTTTGAAGGATACATTGAGGAATCCCTTAAGGGATACATTGAACGAGCCTTTGAGGGGAGCTGGCCCTTATAATTTGCACTCTCCAGCTGGTGTTTCTCATAGTCAAAATCAACATTCTACAATTACAAACAATATGGATCATCTCGGACTTTCCCATAGTATAGGTCATCCTATCTCACCAAGGTCGTGGGCATCACAG ACAATGTCTGGAAGGAATTCAAGGATAATTCCAGATACCAACAGAGGATTGGGTCCATATAAAGGCTCCGTAGAACTTGGCACTAACAG TGGAAGCAAAGCTGCTATTGTGACTAATACAACTGTGGAGATAAGAGTTCCTGAGAATGTCATTGGCTCAGTATACGGGCAGAACGGTAGCAATCTTACTCGTATGAGACAG ATCTCAGGCGCCAAGGTCATAGTGCATGAACCTCGTATAGGATCAAGTGACAGGATTATCGTTATATCTGGGACCCCTGATGAAACCCAGGCAGCTCAAAGCCTCCTTCAAGCATTTATCCTCACCGGACAATCATGA
- the LOC126661358 gene encoding costars family protein: MNVEEEVEKLKVEIQRLGNVQADGSYKVTFGVLFNDDRCANIFEALVGTLRAAKKRKLLTYDGELLLQGVHDNVEIILKPAAQPATATTAESVIKT, translated from the exons ATGAATGTTGAAGAAGAGGTTGAGAAACTCAAAGTAGAGATTCAAAGACTTGGAAATGTCCAAGCTGATGGCTCTTACAAG GTCACTTTTGGTGTGCTATTTAACGATGATAGATGTGCAAACATATTTGAAGCACTAGTCGGAACACTAAGGGCAGCCAAGAAGCGCAAGCTTCTTACTTATGACGGTGAGCTATTGCTGCAAGGAGTGCATGACAATGTGGAAATCATTCTCAAGCCAGCTGCTCAGCCCGCAACAGCAACAACAGCCGAGTCAGTTATCAAGACTTGA